The uncultured Bacteroides sp. genome includes the window AACAACTACACAAAGATCAATATCAATTTGCCTGGTATGCTTATGGCAAAGACTATCACGACGTGATGCGGGAGAAGATGAACACCCTCTTTGCCTATGTTAATGAACAGATCATCCCGGTCAAGGGGCGCGTATTTTGTGATACCGCACCGGTGTTCGATCGTTATTGGGCATGGCGCGCAGGTTTGGGCTGGATAGGAAAGAACACCCAACTCATCATTCCTCATGCCGGTTCTACATTCTTTCTGGGTGAATTATTCCTTGATATTGATTTGGCTTATGACAGCCCCCAAAGGAATCGCTGCGGCAATTGCAACCGTTGCCAACAAGCATGCCCCACGCAAGCATTCGAGGCTCCTTACAAACTCAATGCCAACAAATGCATCTCTTATCTAACCATCGAGAACCGTAGTGAAATTCCAGCCCAGCATGCCTCCAAGATGAATGGCAGAATCTACGGATGTGATGAATGCCAGCGTGTTTGTCCATGGACTCGCTTTGCCACCCCTTGTAACACTCCCGAGCTGCAACCTCATCAAGATTTTATGCAAATGACTAAAGAAGCCTGGCATGCACTTACCGAAGAGCAATATCGCACTCTCTTTAAGGGAAGTGCGGTTAAAAGAGCTAAATATTTCGGTTTACGAAGAAATATTGAAGCAGCAGAATCATTCGATTAAGTACCCGACTATTCTATATTACTCACAGATAAGCTTAAATCCTTTATCATCATTTTCTAATTTCTTAATCGAGCGATTAGGTTTATTACTTTGGTATTTATAGCGAACTCCCGGCATGATGATATTACCTCTATTAGTAAAACGATTATCATTATAAGATGAGTAGCCGGCCATATCAACCCAGCATTCAACGTGACTTTTGTTGCCTATATATCGCTTTTCTCACATTAGTTAATGCCTGCACGTAACCATTGGAAGTGATCTCCGGCAGAAATTATATAGTTCTCTATTTTTCTATAACTAACCTTGGTCTGGTGAGTTCTGTAGGGCTTTAGGTGAGAGCTCCCGGTAACAATTAACAATGTTTTTGAAGATGTACTATAAGGATTTAACTACACAATATCCGGTGGAGTTCATTGTATACTGTAATTGAAGGTAAAGTAATAACATGTTCTTTGTATAATGATATTATGAAATTATAAGTTCTTTTAAGCCATTCAAGCTGCTTTTTCAGTTACGAGCTTTGTTATATAAATATGTAAAGTAGAAATTGTTCTTCCCTGATAGGAAGCAATAACGCTAAATTAATACTTAATGCCTTTAACAATGAAACTATTTATAATCCCCATTCTCATAGTGCTATGTGCCGCTTTGCCTTTGAACATAGAAGCACAACAAACGGTAAAGGCAGGAGGTTTGGCAATCCCTATATATAACTATACTCAATTAGAACCTCTGCTGCACCCGTCGGCAGATAACGATACTACCTATGTTTTCAATTTCTGGGCGACCTATTGCATGCCCTGCATCAAAGAGTTGCCCTATTTTGATCAAATAGCAAAAGAGTATGCCTCGGAGAAAGTAAAGGTAGTACTCATTAGTATGGACTTCAAATCAAAAATAGCCTCTCAAGTAATTCCGTTTATCAAGAAGCGAAACGTGCAATCGCCTGTTGTTGTGTTAAGTGACCCTGATGCCAACAGCTGGATTGATAAAGTAAGCCCCGTATGGAGCGGAGCATTGCCTGCCACGCTGATAATAAAAGGAAAAGCTCGTGAGTTTTACGAAAAATCATTTACGTATGATGAACTTCAAGTATTAACAACTAAATTTTTAAAACAATGAAACGTACCGTTCTTTTAATAGCATTTGTTTTTGCCGCTATTGCCGGCATTTCTGCTCAGGGCTATAAAGTAGGAGACATAGCCACCGATTTTAAACTAAAGAATGTAGACAACAAAATGGTTTCTTTGGCGGATTTTCCAAAGGTCAAAGGCTTTATCGTTGTGTTTACCTGTAACCATTGTCCTTATGCCAAAGCCTACGAACAGAGAATTGTTGCTTTAGATAAGAAGTATAAAACCAAAGGTTATCCGGTGATTGCCATTAACCCCAACAATCCTGCTTCCATACCGGCCGATAGTTTCGAAGAAATGCAGAAAAGGCACAAAGAAGCCGGATTCACTTTCCCTTATCTGTTTGATGACGGACAGAAAGTCTATCCTGTTTATGGTGCCACACATACGCCTCATGTGTTTTTACTGCAGAAAACCAAGGAAGGAAATGTAGTTCGCTATATTGGAGCTATTGACGATAATTACGAAGATGCTTCTGCCGTAAAAACGCCTTATCTAGCCAATGCCGTAGACGCTTTGCTGGCTGGGAAAGTTGTTAGCCCGAACCTTACTAAGGCCATTGGTTGTGGCATAAAATAAGAAAATAGTTTTTTATCGAAAGGGATATGTAAAACTTACATATTCCTTTCATGTATCGCGTTCAGTTCCTGATAAACGCATATATACGTCGATGAACAAAACGATAAGCCACCGATAATTTGGGCGTTACAGCCAGAGAAACTAATAGAGCAACAATAACCATTGCAATGGTAACACCCATAAACACAGCCCACCCATACTTAAAAAGAACGACTCCGGTGAGAGAACCGGTAAAACTGGAACCCAGATAATAGAAAAGCCAATAAAGACAAGTAGCACTGCTTTTTTCCTCTTTAGCCTGTTGCGAAACAATGCGACTAGCCATTGTATGGGCCCCAAAAAAAGCAAAGGTGACCAATCCTAATCCCAACACAACAGCCCACAAGTGCATAACCTGTAACATCAATAATCCTACCAACATTAAAAACAATAATCCCTTCAGCAAAAAGTCGGGACTAATTTTGTCAGACCATTTTCCTGATAATACAGAACCTGCCACGCCGATAGTATACATTAAGAAGATCATTGCAATTACATAATGCGGCAATGAAAAAGGAGGCTCTTCTAATATAAAATTCAGGTAGTTATAGACACTAACAAAGATGCCCATTATCAAGGCAGCTATAACATACATCCCCAGAAACAAAGGTGTTTTGATGAAAAACACCATCTGGCGAAATTTACTAGTAACAGACATGCTCTTAGGTTGAAAATGTTTCGATTCGGGGAACTTCTTCATGAATATCAGGCTCAACAACAAACTGATAATGCCAATAACCACAGCGGCAGCCCGCCAGCCCTGCCAACCGGAAACAAGGATAGCAACTACACGGCCGGACATGCCACCAATCGTATTACCGCTAAGGTATAGGCTTATAGCCAAGCCGATGACTGCTACGCTAACCTCTTCTGACAGGTAGGCCAGAGCAACAGCCGAAACGCCGGATAACACAACACCTTTTAGAAAATTAATAAGAACCAGTACATAGAAATGCCCTACAAAGGCGGAGAGTATAGTTAATAACGAAGAAATGAACAAAGTGATGCTCATCAGCTTCTGCCTCGAAATGGCATCTGCTTTAAATGCAAAAATGAATAACCCCACAGCCATGCCGATAGTAGTAGAAGATACAGCCAAACTGCTCATTGCAGGGGTTATCTCAAAGTCCCGACACAAGAGCGACAGCATCGGCTGAAATAGATACAGCTGGGCAAACACTGAAAGTCCGGATATAAGAATACAGGTCCTTATTTGTTTAAATCTTTTTGAATCCTTACCCACTTTTATCTCTTCAGGAAGAATGCCTCCTGCGATCGTATCTATAATAACTTTCTCCATTGCCTTATTCTTTTCAAGGTGCAAAGCTATGGATATTCTAAAATCTTTCTAAATTTGCAAAAAGGTATTTTTCGATAACATCCATAGATAAAACCAATCAATAGCCATGGAACTTCGTCAACTCAGATACTTTGAACGATCGGCAGAGTTACTCAATTTCACAGAAGCAGCACGCCTTTTATTCATTTCTCAAAGCACGCTATCGCAGCAGATAAAGCAATTAGAAGAGGAGTTTGGTACGCTGTTGTTCGACCGTATAGGGAAGCGAATTAAACTAACCGAAGCCGGTGCCTCTTTCCTCCCTTACGCCCGGAAAACAATACAAGATGCCGAAAACGGAAAGCAAATCATCTCTGACTTACAAAACATGCAAACAGGAACTTTGCTTATAGGCGTTACCTATAGTCTAAGCACCATGCTTACGGGCACATTAATAGAATTCACCAAGAGATATCCTCAAATACATGTCGAAATCATCTTTGCCACTTCTGCAGAACTCATAGAGAAATTAAATGAGAACAAACTCGATTTTATACTCTCTCTCGAGCCTAACATAGCCAATAGTAAAGAAGAAGCCTCTTTTGAATCAGTTCCTCTGTTCACCTCCAACCTCCATTTGGTTATGCACAAATCGCACAAGCTTTCTAAAAAACTGAGGATAAGAATCGAACAATTATCCGGCTTGCCACTGGCATTACCTTCAAAAGGATTTATTACCCGAATGATTTTAGACAGGGTATTTGAGCGCAAACAAGTTACTCCTAAAATAAACATAGAATTGAACGACATAAACACCATCCTTCACCTGGTTAATACAAGTAACTGGCTAACCATCGTCACCATAGCTTCCATAGAAGATCAACCCGAGTTGGTAGCCATCCCCATTACCGGCGCCGATCTTACCACCCATGCTTCACTTTTCTGGCCCAAAGGCATTTATCGTAAAAAAGCAGCCACCGCTTTCTCTGATTTATTGTTGAATAGAAAATTCTGATTTATTTGAAGATACTTTCTTCAATAAATTCATCTATTTAATAAAGGAGAAAAGAATAGCGTGTGGCAAACAGAAAGAACACACTATCTCTAAATCTTGTAAACGAGTACTCCTGCTGTAGGTATAATAGAATGTCCAATCAGTACTTTTGCTCCGGCAGGTAACGCAAAGTCATAAGACTTATCGGAATAGTTGAGTACAATGCCAAATCCGTTGCGATATTCTATGGTTACTCCATAAGGAAGATTCATTACGGGAATGTTTAATATACTATACAATCTTTTAAGTACATTGGCTTCCAGTGCTCCCTCATTAGAGTCGACTCCTACATAAGTAACGGCACCTTTTCCCAGCTTACGAAAAGTAATGGCGGCTTTTCCTTCGTAAAACTCTTGTGCGTATGTAGCCCATACTTGAGATTCTTTGCCTGGATCTAAAATTTCTCCCCATGTATTCCATGTGTAGCTATTACCATCCATCTTTACTATACCCGGATCTTTGGGGAGCAGAAGATCGTAGAAATCCATCTTATTGCCGGTTAAATCATTTATCAACGAACCGAAAGGAGCTTCAAACAAGCGGCCAAAACGATCTTTTTGGGCTGTACGGCACGTTAATACAAGATTTCCGCCATTCTTCACATATTCCGTCCATCTCTCTACCAACTTTTTATCGGCCAGTTGATAGGCTGGCGCAATTAGTACGGGATATTGGCTGAAGTCCTTCTCTTCGGAAATGAAATCGACCGGAGCACCAAATGATTTAAGTGTACGATAATACTTTTCAATATGTCCCATTGTGTTCCATGTTACATTTTGTTTCTGTCGTTCTATGCTCCAGGCATTTTCAGGATTAAAAAGGATGGCGGTTCTTCGGGCAATATATTCTTTTGGTTTACTGTCGCAAGGAGAATATTCTTTCCTTAATAGCTGAATTTCTTTTATGAATTGCTCATATTCGTGTCCTCCGCGGGTAACTGTTACGCCGTCGGTTCCTACAATGCCCGAATGATATTGTTCTGTTCCGTATAGCGGTTGGCGATAGCGGTACGTACAAACAAAATCGCTTCCTCCGGCAAAGACACTCCACAACCATAAATGAACGGCTCCGGGTAGTGGTTGCGGATTGATACTTCCCCAATTGACCTGACCGGGTTGTAATTCCATCACACCGTATGTACCTTGAATGGGACGGAAGAAATCATTGGCCCAGGCTATACGAAGCGGATTGCCTACACGGTATCCACGGCGCCCGATGCCTTCATTTTCACCATAAACCATGTAGCGGGTATATGATACAAAGTCCAAAGCTTTACTTCCCCCTATATGCCCTTCGGCATAATCCGGTATATAATTGGTTGTAACCCATTGATTTCTGGCATATTTCTTTATAAGCAAGCATTGTTCATTGAGAAAATTACTTGTTTGACTGGCTGCAAAACGTCGATAATCAAGAATCTGATGATGATTCATGAACATTTGTCGGGTTTTAGGCAGAGTTATTTCATCGAATGTGCTGTACACTTCACTCCAGAAAGATGTTCCCCATGCATCATTTAATTCTTTGATGTTGTTATTGTATTTTTTCTCAAGGAAGCTACGGAACTCCAGCTCTGCTTTTGGGTTGTAATCAAACTGCACGGCAGGTTCATTATCAAGTTGCCAGCCTATGATACGCGAATCGTTGCCATAATGTTGTGCCAGCTTTTCGATCATTTTATAAGAGAGTTCTCTATATAGAGGAGAAGAAAAAGAAGCGTGCTGACGTGCACCGTGATCTAGTATTGTGCCGTCTTCATGGCGAATCAATATTTCCGGATACTTACGACTAAGCCATACCGGAGGAGTTGCTGTGGAAGTGCACATGATTACTTTCAAATCGTATTTTGCTGCAAGAGCTACGGCACGATCAAGCCACGTAAAATCAAATTTCCCCTCGGACGGTTCGAGTTGCGCCCAAGCAAATTCAGCAAAATGAGTGAACTCGAACCCCAGTTCGTGCATTTTCTTAAAATCTCTTTCCCATTGGCTTTCATCCCACTGCTCGGGATAATAGTAAACGCCTGTAAGGGTAAGATCTTTATCGTTAAACCATTGTTTGTTAACATGCTGTTGTGCCTGTAAGCTATAGGGTAGGGCCGTGCACAAACATAAAATAAAAAATAAGGTCTTTTTCATTGTAGCAATTGTTATACTGATAATTAAATTAATCTTTGCGGTGAAGCAACACATCCAGAATTTTACGATCTACCATAAAAGCCGTGCCGTGGCGTGTGCCTTTTGGAAACTGAACTTTATCAGATACGTCTTCCCAATGAATGCGATCTTTGGAACGTACCGCTCCGTATTTATGATCCCGGTATTTATCAAAATAAACATAAAGGTATTTACCTACGATCAAAGGTGCGGGGCCTTCTGCCCAATAGTTGCCGGTGATAGGTGCCGACACTTCTATGGGAAATCCGTCTTCAATTCGTTTTGTCTTTGTGATGCGAAGATTCTTCTCGGGAGGATTGGAGTTTTCATTTTTAACCACCATAATAAACTCATTATTCGTGTCTTTTACAATGGTAGCATCAATTACACTAAAATCGGGATTGAAAAATATTTCTGTTTTCGAAAAGCTTTTGAAGTCTTTGGTCGTTACATAATAGATACGATGATTAAGTCCTTTCTCGCTTTTGCTTGTTGCCACTTCTTTATTTCGTCCGGGAATGGTGGTTGCCCAGAAAATATAAAATGTCCGCGAAGGTTTGTCATAGAAAAGTTCCGGAGCCCAGCAGTTATGAGCTGTAGGTTCGTGCATCATAACGGGAATAGCCTTCTGCTCGGACCAATGAATCAAATCCCCGGAGGATGCATATCCAATGATCCGATCCGTCCAACTAGAGGTCCACACCATGTGAAATGTTCCATCGGGTGCCTGGCAAATGCTGGGGTCGCGCATTAATTTGTCTTTTCCTACATTGGGAACCAGATAAGATTTTCCTTCGTTCAAAGGTTGCCACTTTAATCCGTCTGTGCTAAATGCCAAATGGAGTCCGTCTTTGCTTTCATTGATGAAATAAGAAAACAGATATACTTTATTCTTTCCCACAATACCAATTAAGAAAGAAAACGTAAAACACATACAAAGCAAGAGTTTTTTCATAATATTGTAATTCGGATTAGTACAATAACGAGAGATACAAATATAAGAGAATCAAATTGAAAGAGAAAAAACTTGTTCAAAAAACACAAGGTATTTGTTGGCAATTTGCTGTATTATTGTACAAACCAATATAATAATAACCGATTCTATACGATTTTCTATCTTTATGTACATCTTTCCATGAAGGGTCATTGCAAAACAATGTATTTTAGCTCGCTGATTAATATAAAGTCAATATTATGCGGAAATACTTTCTCACATTATCTCTTATTGCTACAATAATAACCAACCTGAATGCACAGAATGTGTTTGATCTGGCTGGTAAATGGAATTTCCAGATTGATAGAAATGATCTTGGAATGAAAGAGCAATGGTATCAAAAAACCTTGAAGGAAGAAATTAATCTTCCGGGCTCAATGCCCGAAAAGCTGAAAGGGGATGATGTTACGGTTCAGACAAAATGGACCGGTAGCTTATACGACAGCTCTTATTACTATAATCCCTATATGGAGAAATATCGGGTAGAGGGAAATATAAAACTTCCTTTCTTCTTAACCCCCGATAAACACTATGTTGGTGTAGCATGGTATCAGAAAGAAGTTACTCCTCCTTCCGCTTGGAAAGGCGAACGTATTTTGCTCTATCTGGAGCGTCCGCACATTGAAACCACAGTGTGGATTAATAACAAAAAAGTAGGTATGCAGAATAGTCTTTGCGTGCCGCATATTTATGATATAACCGATTTCATATCCAAAGGGAAATGTCGTATTTCTATTCGAGTGGACAATCGTATCAAAGAAATTAATGTTGGTCCCGATTCGCATAGTATTACTGATCAAACTCAGGGGAACTGGAATGGTATTGTAGGGAAGATAAATCTAATGACTACTCCAAAGGTTTATTTTGATGATATTCAGGTGTATCCTAATCTTGCACAAAAGAAAGCAGTTGTAAAGATGGTGCTGAAATCGACTTCATCTATAAGCACATCCGTAACTGTGGCTCTTTCGGCACAAAGTTTTAATTCTGAGAAGAAGCACAACGTGCCGGTAATAACAAAAAGTTTTGTTGTGAAAGGTGGTCTGCTAAATTGCGAAATGGAATTGCCAATGGGCGAGGGGATGTTAACCTGGGATGAGTTTGATCCTGCTCTTTATCGATTAAAAGCTGAAATAACGAGTAATAAAGGGACAGAAACTAAAAGCGTAGAGTTCGGTATGAGAGAATTTACCATTAAAGGTAAATGGTTTTATGTAAACGGCAACAAAACAATGCTTCGCGGAACGGTGGAGAATTGTGATTTTCCTTTAACCGGTTATGCACCTATGGATGTAAAAGACTGGGAAAGAGTATTTCGTATTTGTCGCAGTTACGGTTTAAATCACATGCGTTTTCATTCTTATTGTCCGCCGGAAGCGGCCTTTATAGCTGCCGACTTAGTTGGGTTTTATTTGCAACCCGAAGGGCCGAGCTGGCCTAATCACGGCCCTAAATTAGGAATGGGGCAGCCGATTGATAATTATTTGATGAATGAAACCATTCGCCTGACAAAAGCTTATGGTAACTATGCCTCCTACTGCATGTTGGCTTGTGGAAATGAACCTTCCGGCCGGTGGGTTGCCTGGGTGAGTAATTTTGTAGAATATTGGAAAAAGACAGATCCTCGTAGAGTTTATACAGGAGCATCGGTGGGCAACAGTTGGCAATGGCAACCTCGTAGCCAATATCATGTTAAAGCGGGTGCCCGCGGATTAACCTGGTCGAGTGCAATGCCCGAAACCGAATCCGATTATCGTGAAAAGATAGATACGGTAAAGCAACCTTATGTTTCTCATGAAATGGGACAATGGTGTGCATTTCCCGATTTTAATGAAATAAGAAAATACACAGGAGTAAACAAAGCCAGAAACTTTGAAATTTTCCGGGATTTGTTGGCCGATGGAAAGATGGCCGGTAAAGGACATGATTTTATGATGGCTTCTGGAAAGTTGCAGGCTCTTTGTTATAAGAATGAAATAGAAAAAACACTTCGTACCCCCGGCTATGCAGGGTTCCAACTTTTAGCGCTCAATGATTATTCGGGACAAGGTACCGCATTGGTGGGAATGCTCAACGTGTTCTTTGGGGAAAAGGGATATATTACGGCTGGCGAAATGCGCCGTTTCTGTGGTCCCACAGTTCCACTGGCACGTATTAATAAGTTTGTGTATAAGAACAATGAAACGTTTACGGCTGATATTGAAGTAGCTCATTTCTATAAGGCTCCTTTG containing:
- the queG gene encoding tRNA epoxyqueuosine(34) reductase QueG, with protein sequence MEDKKRVHISTSFGEAVASTQIEYTNQIKAEALRLGFSACGIAPAEPISSEAEQHFKEWLSVGYQGEMAYMENNVEKRCDPRLLVEGTRSIVSVALNYYPLQQLHKDQYQFAWYAYGKDYHDVMREKMNTLFAYVNEQIIPVKGRVFCDTAPVFDRYWAWRAGLGWIGKNTQLIIPHAGSTFFLGELFLDIDLAYDSPQRNRCGNCNRCQQACPTQAFEAPYKLNANKCISYLTIENRSEIPAQHASKMNGRIYGCDECQRVCPWTRFATPCNTPELQPHQDFMQMTKEAWHALTEEQYRTLFKGSAVKRAKYFGLRRNIEAAESFD
- a CDS encoding TlpA disulfide reductase family protein — translated: MKLFIIPILIVLCAALPLNIEAQQTVKAGGLAIPIYNYTQLEPLLHPSADNDTTYVFNFWATYCMPCIKELPYFDQIAKEYASEKVKVVLISMDFKSKIASQVIPFIKKRNVQSPVVVLSDPDANSWIDKVSPVWSGALPATLIIKGKAREFYEKSFTYDELQVLTTKFLKQ
- a CDS encoding thioredoxin family protein, producing MKRTVLLIAFVFAAIAGISAQGYKVGDIATDFKLKNVDNKMVSLADFPKVKGFIVVFTCNHCPYAKAYEQRIVALDKKYKTKGYPVIAINPNNPASIPADSFEEMQKRHKEAGFTFPYLFDDGQKVYPVYGATHTPHVFLLQKTKEGNVVRYIGAIDDNYEDASAVKTPYLANAVDALLAGKVVSPNLTKAIGCGIK
- a CDS encoding MFS transporter, with amino-acid sequence MEKVIIDTIAGGILPEEIKVGKDSKRFKQIRTCILISGLSVFAQLYLFQPMLSLLCRDFEITPAMSSLAVSSTTIGMAVGLFIFAFKADAISRQKLMSITLFISSLLTILSAFVGHFYVLVLINFLKGVVLSGVSAVALAYLSEEVSVAVIGLAISLYLSGNTIGGMSGRVVAILVSGWQGWRAAAVVIGIISLLLSLIFMKKFPESKHFQPKSMSVTSKFRQMVFFIKTPLFLGMYVIAALIMGIFVSVYNYLNFILEEPPFSLPHYVIAMIFLMYTIGVAGSVLSGKWSDKISPDFLLKGLLFLMLVGLLMLQVMHLWAVVLGLGLVTFAFFGAHTMASRIVSQQAKEEKSSATCLYWLFYYLGSSFTGSLTGVVLFKYGWAVFMGVTIAMVIVALLVSLAVTPKLSVAYRFVHRRIYAFIRN
- a CDS encoding LysR substrate-binding domain-containing protein; translation: MELRQLRYFERSAELLNFTEAARLLFISQSTLSQQIKQLEEEFGTLLFDRIGKRIKLTEAGASFLPYARKTIQDAENGKQIISDLQNMQTGTLLIGVTYSLSTMLTGTLIEFTKRYPQIHVEIIFATSAELIEKLNENKLDFILSLEPNIANSKEEASFESVPLFTSNLHLVMHKSHKLSKKLRIRIEQLSGLPLALPSKGFITRMILDRVFERKQVTPKINIELNDINTILHLVNTSNWLTIVTIASIEDQPELVAIPITGADLTTHASLFWPKGIYRKKAATAFSDLLLNRKF
- a CDS encoding beta-galactosidase; this translates as MKKTLFFILCLCTALPYSLQAQQHVNKQWFNDKDLTLTGVYYYPEQWDESQWERDFKKMHELGFEFTHFAEFAWAQLEPSEGKFDFTWLDRAVALAAKYDLKVIMCTSTATPPVWLSRKYPEILIRHEDGTILDHGARQHASFSSPLYRELSYKMIEKLAQHYGNDSRIIGWQLDNEPAVQFDYNPKAELEFRSFLEKKYNNNIKELNDAWGTSFWSEVYSTFDEITLPKTRQMFMNHHQILDYRRFAASQTSNFLNEQCLLIKKYARNQWVTTNYIPDYAEGHIGGSKALDFVSYTRYMVYGENEGIGRRGYRVGNPLRIAWANDFFRPIQGTYGVMELQPGQVNWGSINPQPLPGAVHLWLWSVFAGGSDFVCTYRYRQPLYGTEQYHSGIVGTDGVTVTRGGHEYEQFIKEIQLLRKEYSPCDSKPKEYIARRTAILFNPENAWSIERQKQNVTWNTMGHIEKYYRTLKSFGAPVDFISEEKDFSQYPVLIAPAYQLADKKLVERWTEYVKNGGNLVLTCRTAQKDRFGRLFEAPFGSLINDLTGNKMDFYDLLLPKDPGIVKMDGNSYTWNTWGEILDPGKESQVWATYAQEFYEGKAAITFRKLGKGAVTYVGVDSNEGALEANVLKRLYSILNIPVMNLPYGVTIEYRNGFGIVLNYSDKSYDFALPAGAKVLIGHSIIPTAGVLVYKI
- a CDS encoding sugar-binding domain-containing protein encodes the protein MRKYFLTLSLIATIITNLNAQNVFDLAGKWNFQIDRNDLGMKEQWYQKTLKEEINLPGSMPEKLKGDDVTVQTKWTGSLYDSSYYYNPYMEKYRVEGNIKLPFFLTPDKHYVGVAWYQKEVTPPSAWKGERILLYLERPHIETTVWINNKKVGMQNSLCVPHIYDITDFISKGKCRISIRVDNRIKEINVGPDSHSITDQTQGNWNGIVGKINLMTTPKVYFDDIQVYPNLAQKKAVVKMVLKSTSSISTSVTVALSAQSFNSEKKHNVPVITKSFVVKGGLLNCEMELPMGEGMLTWDEFDPALYRLKAEITSNKGTETKSVEFGMREFTIKGKWFYVNGNKTMLRGTVENCDFPLTGYAPMDVKDWERVFRICRSYGLNHMRFHSYCPPEAAFIAADLVGFYLQPEGPSWPNHGPKLGMGQPIDNYLMNETIRLTKAYGNYASYCMLACGNEPSGRWVAWVSNFVEYWKKTDPRRVYTGASVGNSWQWQPRSQYHVKAGARGLTWSSAMPETESDYREKIDTVKQPYVSHEMGQWCAFPDFNEIRKYTGVNKARNFEIFRDLLADGKMAGKGHDFMMASGKLQALCYKNEIEKTLRTPGYAGFQLLALNDYSGQGTALVGMLNVFFGEKGYITAGEMRRFCGPTVPLARINKFVYKNNETFTADIEVAHFYKAPLLHAKTVYTIKDSYGKVYAEGVISTKDIPIGNCFQLGRISYSLQKITCPQKLNLEVRIEGTDAVNDWDFWVYPAQVKINQGNVYVTDSLNAKAREMLEQGGNVLITAAGKISYGKEVVQYFTPVFWNTSWFKMRPPHTTGIWVNDKHPLFKNFPTEYYSNLQWWELLNKSQVMQFTEFPDSFQPLVQSIDTWFISRKIGTLFEAKVLNGKLMMTSMDVTSNPEKRIVARQMYKAILDYMNSDAFRPQDAIALKQIQNLFTEEAPRVDSYTKDSPDELKPVKGDKGI